A window from Streptomyces sp. NBC_00271 encodes these proteins:
- a CDS encoding AMP-dependent synthetase/ligase: MSDTQTLIENRPPSVAALFLERVAATPNAEAYRYPIPPVSGEGPDEWKSLSWAQAAERVYAIAAGLIELGVQPEQRVALASSTRVEWILADLGILCAGAATTTIYPQTNAEESAFILSDSDSKVLIAENAAQLAKARQKRAELPELSHIVVIDPAGVETGDGVLTLAELETRGAAYLEKNPELIKERVGAITADQLATLIYTSGTTGRPKGVRLPHDNWSYMAKAIASTGLLGPDDVQYLWLPLAHVFGKVLTSGQIEVGHVTAVDGRVDKIIENLPIVQPTYMAAVPRIFEKVYNGVAAKARAGGGAKYKIFQWAAEVSRAYAKASQDNFRRTGTASVPFGLGAKHKVADALVFAKIREAFGGRLRACVSGSAALAPEIGYFFAGAGIHILEGYGLTESSAASFVNPGEAYRTGTVGKPLPGTEVRIADDGEILLRSPGIMEGYHGLPEKTAEVLESDGWFHTGDIGELSPDGYLRITDRKKDLIKTSGGKYIAPAEVEGQFKAVCPYVSNILVHGADRNFCTALIALDEPSILEWAKENGLEGKSYAEVVAAPVTVALVEGYVKELNEGLQRWQTIKKFRLLPRDLDVEHGEITPSLKLKRPVVEREYKGLIEEMYAGSREA; the protein is encoded by the coding sequence GTGAGCGACACACAGACCCTGATCGAGAACCGTCCGCCGTCCGTGGCGGCCCTCTTCCTGGAGCGCGTGGCCGCCACGCCCAACGCCGAGGCCTACCGCTACCCGATCCCCCCTGTCTCAGGTGAGGGCCCGGACGAGTGGAAGTCGCTGAGCTGGGCGCAGGCCGCCGAGCGGGTCTACGCCATCGCGGCCGGACTGATCGAGCTGGGCGTACAGCCGGAGCAGCGCGTCGCGCTCGCCTCCTCCACCCGGGTCGAGTGGATCCTCGCCGACCTCGGCATCCTGTGCGCGGGCGCGGCGACGACGACGATCTACCCGCAGACGAACGCCGAGGAGTCGGCGTTCATCCTCTCCGACTCCGACAGCAAGGTCCTGATCGCGGAGAACGCGGCCCAGCTCGCCAAGGCCCGTCAGAAGCGCGCCGAGCTGCCCGAACTCAGCCACATCGTCGTCATCGACCCGGCGGGCGTCGAGACCGGCGACGGGGTGCTCACCCTCGCCGAACTGGAGACGCGCGGTGCCGCGTACCTGGAGAAGAACCCCGAGCTGATCAAGGAGCGCGTCGGCGCGATCACCGCCGACCAGCTCGCGACCCTCATCTACACCTCCGGTACCACCGGCCGCCCCAAGGGCGTGCGCCTCCCGCACGACAACTGGTCGTACATGGCGAAGGCCATCGCCTCGACCGGACTGCTCGGCCCCGACGACGTGCAGTACCTGTGGCTGCCGCTCGCCCACGTCTTCGGCAAGGTGCTCACCTCCGGCCAGATCGAGGTCGGGCACGTCACCGCCGTCGACGGCCGCGTCGACAAGATCATCGAGAATCTGCCGATCGTGCAGCCGACGTACATGGCGGCCGTTCCGCGCATCTTCGAGAAGGTCTACAACGGGGTCGCGGCCAAGGCGCGGGCCGGCGGCGGCGCCAAGTACAAGATCTTCCAGTGGGCCGCCGAGGTCTCCCGCGCGTACGCGAAGGCCAGCCAGGACAACTTCCGCCGCACCGGCACCGCCTCCGTGCCCTTCGGGCTGGGCGCCAAGCACAAGGTCGCGGACGCGCTCGTCTTCGCCAAGATCCGCGAGGCCTTCGGCGGCCGGCTGCGCGCCTGCGTCTCCGGCTCCGCCGCGCTCGCCCCCGAGATCGGCTACTTCTTCGCGGGCGCCGGCATCCACATCCTCGAGGGGTACGGCCTCACGGAGTCCTCCGCCGCCTCCTTCGTGAACCCCGGCGAGGCGTACCGCACCGGCACGGTCGGCAAGCCGCTGCCCGGCACGGAGGTGCGCATCGCGGACGACGGCGAGATCCTGCTGCGCAGCCCCGGCATCATGGAGGGCTACCACGGGCTGCCCGAGAAGACCGCCGAGGTCCTGGAATCCGACGGCTGGTTCCACACCGGCGACATCGGCGAGCTGTCGCCCGACGGGTACCTCCGGATCACCGACCGCAAGAAGGACCTCATCAAGACCTCGGGCGGCAAGTACATCGCGCCCGCCGAGGTCGAGGGCCAGTTCAAGGCCGTCTGCCCGTACGTCTCCAACATCCTCGTGCACGGTGCCGACCGGAACTTCTGCACCGCCCTCATCGCCCTGGACGAACCGTCCATCCTGGAGTGGGCGAAGGAGAACGGGCTGGAGGGCAAGTCGTACGCCGAGGTCGTCGCGGCCCCTGTGACGGTCGCCCTCGTCGAGGGGTACGTCAAGGAACTCAACGAGGGGCTCCAGCGGTGGCAGACCATCAAGAAGTTCCGGTTGCTGCCGCGGGATCTTGATGTGGAGCACGGGGAGATCACGCCGAGCCTGAAGTTGAAGCGGCCGGTGGTGGAGCGGGAGTACAAGGGGCTGATCGAGGAGATGTACGCCGGTTCCAGGGAAGCGTGA
- the holA gene encoding DNA polymerase III subunit delta, giving the protein MAKKTAQDDPLAPVTLAVGQEDLLLDRAVQEVVAAARAADADTDVRDLAPDQLQPGTLAELTSPSLFSERKVVIVRNAQDLSADTVKDVKAYLDMPAEEITLVLLHAGGAKGKGLLDAARKVGAREVACPKMTKPADRLAFVRGEFRALGRSATPEACQALVDSIGSDLRELASAVSQLTADVEGTIDEAIVGRYYTGRAEASSFTVADRAVEGRAAEALEALRWSLSTGVAPVLITSALAQGVRAIGKLSSARGGRPADLARELGMPPWKIDRVRQQMRGWTPDGVAVALRAVADADAGVKGGGDDPEYALEKAVVVIARAARSRRG; this is encoded by the coding sequence ATGGCCAAGAAGACCGCTCAAGACGACCCTCTCGCCCCCGTCACACTTGCCGTGGGCCAGGAGGACCTCCTGCTCGACCGTGCCGTGCAGGAGGTGGTGGCCGCCGCCAGGGCCGCCGACGCCGACACGGACGTACGGGACCTCGCTCCGGACCAGCTGCAGCCCGGCACGCTGGCCGAGCTCACGAGTCCCTCGCTCTTCTCCGAGCGCAAGGTCGTGATCGTGCGCAATGCGCAGGATCTGTCGGCCGACACCGTCAAGGACGTGAAGGCGTACCTGGACATGCCGGCCGAGGAGATCACCCTCGTGCTGCTGCACGCCGGTGGGGCCAAGGGCAAGGGGCTCCTCGACGCCGCGCGCAAGGTGGGGGCGCGGGAGGTGGCGTGCCCCAAGATGACGAAGCCCGCGGACCGGCTGGCGTTCGTGCGTGGCGAGTTCCGGGCGCTCGGGAGATCGGCCACGCCCGAGGCGTGCCAGGCGCTGGTCGACTCGATCGGGAGTGATCTGCGGGAGCTGGCGTCCGCGGTGTCGCAGCTGACCGCGGATGTCGAGGGGACGATCGACGAGGCCATTGTCGGGCGGTACTACACCGGGCGGGCCGAGGCGTCGAGCTTCACCGTGGCCGACCGGGCCGTGGAGGGGCGGGCCGCGGAGGCGTTGGAGGCGTTGCGGTGGTCTTTGTCGACCGGGGTCGCGCCTGTCTTGATCACCAGTGCGTTGGCTCAGGGGGTGCGGGCGATCGGGAAGCTGTCCTCCGCGCGGGGGGGCCGGCCGGCCGATCTTGCCCGTGAGCTGGGGATGCCGCCGTGGAAGATCGATCGGGTGCGGCAGCAGATGCGGGGGTGGACGCCGGACGGGGTCGCGGTTGCCCTGCGGGCGGTCGCCGATGCCGATGCCGGGGTCAAGGGCGGGGGAGATGATCCCGAGTACGCGCTGGAGAAGGCGGTCGTGGTGATTGCTCGGGCGGCTCGGTCTCGACGGGGGTAA
- the rpsT gene encoding 30S ribosomal protein S20, whose protein sequence is MANIKSQIKRIKTNEKARLRNKSVKSSLKTAIRKAREAAAAGDVEKATEYTRAASRQLDKAVSKGVIHKNQAANKKSALASKVSSLKG, encoded by the coding sequence GTGGCGAACATCAAGTCCCAGATCAAGCGGATCAAGACCAACGAGAAGGCTCGGCTGCGCAACAAGTCGGTCAAGTCCTCCCTGAAGACCGCGATCCGCAAGGCCCGCGAGGCTGCTGCCGCGGGTGACGTCGAGAAGGCCACCGAGTACACGCGCGCTGCGTCGCGCCAGCTCGACAAGGCCGTCTCGAAGGGCGTCATCCACAAGAACCAGGCCGCCAACAAGAAGTCGGCGCTTGCTTCGAAGGTCTCTTCCCTCAAGGGCTGA
- the lepA gene encoding translation elongation factor 4, with protein sequence MPATPNNVPEPSRTAPALIRNFCIIAHIDHGKSTLADRMLQLTGVVEQRQMRAQYLDRMDIERERGITIKSQAVRLPWAPTEDPGNTHILNMIDTPGHVDFTYEVSRSLAACEGTVLLVDAAQGIEAQTLANLYLAMENDLKIIPVLNKIDLPAAQPEKFSEELANLIGCDPDDVLKVSAKTGLGVEALLDKVVAEIPAPIGVQDAPARAMIFDSVYDSYRGVVTYVRVIDGQLNKRERIRMMSTGATHELLEIGVSSPEMTPADGLGVGEVGYIITGVKDVRQSKVGDTITTLNKGATEALGGYKDPKPMVFSGLYPLDGSDYPELRDALDKLQLNDAALVYEPETSAALGFGFRVGFLGLLHLDVIRERLEREFGLDLIATAPNVVYRVVMEDRSEHIVTNPSEFPEGKIDEVYEPVVRATILAPSEFIGSIMELCQTRRGTLLGMDYLSEDRVEIRYTLPLAEIVFDFFDQLKSKTRGYASLDYEPTGEQTSSLVKVDILLHGDKVDAFSAITHKDAAYAYGVRLVAKLRELIPRQAFEVPIQAAIGSRVIARETIRAIRKDVLAKCYGGDISRKRKLLEKQKEGKKRMKMVGSVEVPQEAFIAVLSSDDSGGSAKGKK encoded by the coding sequence GTGCCCGCGACCCCTAACAATGTGCCCGAGCCGAGCCGTACCGCCCCGGCTCTGATCCGCAATTTCTGCATCATCGCGCACATCGACCACGGCAAGTCCACGCTCGCCGACCGCATGCTCCAGCTGACCGGGGTGGTCGAGCAGCGGCAGATGCGTGCTCAGTACCTCGACCGTATGGACATCGAGCGCGAGCGCGGCATCACGATCAAGTCCCAGGCGGTCCGGCTGCCCTGGGCCCCGACGGAGGATCCGGGTAACACCCACATCCTCAACATGATCGACACCCCCGGGCACGTGGACTTCACGTACGAGGTGTCCCGGTCGCTGGCCGCCTGCGAGGGGACCGTCCTCCTCGTCGACGCCGCCCAGGGCATCGAGGCGCAGACCCTCGCCAACCTCTACCTGGCGATGGAGAACGACCTCAAGATCATCCCCGTACTCAACAAGATCGACCTGCCGGCCGCCCAGCCGGAGAAGTTCTCCGAGGAGCTCGCCAACCTCATCGGCTGCGACCCCGATGACGTGCTGAAGGTCTCCGCCAAGACGGGGCTGGGTGTCGAGGCCCTGCTCGACAAGGTGGTCGCCGAGATCCCCGCCCCGATCGGCGTCCAGGATGCCCCCGCTCGCGCGATGATCTTCGACTCCGTCTACGACTCCTACCGCGGTGTCGTGACGTATGTGCGTGTCATCGACGGGCAGCTCAACAAGCGTGAGCGGATCCGGATGATGTCCACCGGAGCGACCCATGAGCTGTTGGAGATCGGCGTCTCGTCCCCCGAGATGACGCCGGCCGACGGGCTGGGCGTCGGTGAGGTGGGCTACATCATCACCGGTGTGAAGGACGTCCGGCAGTCCAAGGTCGGTGACACCATCACCACCCTCAACAAGGGGGCGACCGAGGCGCTCGGCGGGTACAAGGACCCCAAGCCCATGGTCTTCTCCGGGCTCTATCCGCTGGACGGGTCCGACTACCCCGAGCTGCGCGACGCCCTCGACAAGCTGCAGCTCAACGACGCCGCGCTCGTCTACGAGCCGGAGACCTCCGCCGCGCTCGGCTTCGGTTTCCGCGTCGGTTTCCTCGGGCTGCTGCACCTCGACGTGATCCGTGAGCGGCTCGAGCGCGAGTTCGGGCTCGACCTGATCGCGACCGCGCCGAACGTGGTCTACCGGGTCGTCATGGAGGACCGCAGCGAGCACATCGTCACCAACCCGAGCGAGTTCCCCGAGGGCAAGATCGACGAGGTGTACGAGCCCGTCGTGCGCGCCACGATCCTCGCGCCCTCCGAATTCATCGGCTCGATCATGGAGCTGTGCCAGACCCGGCGCGGCACCCTGCTCGGCATGGACTACCTGTCCGAGGACCGGGTCGAGATCCGGTACACGCTGCCGCTCGCCGAGATCGTCTTCGACTTCTTCGACCAGTTGAAGTCGAAGACCCGGGGTTACGCCTCGCTCGACTACGAGCCCACCGGCGAGCAGACTTCCAGCCTGGTCAAGGTCGACATCCTGCTGCACGGCGACAAGGTGGACGCCTTCTCGGCGATCACCCACAAGGACGCGGCGTACGCGTACGGTGTGCGGCTCGTCGCGAAGCTGCGTGAGCTGATCCCGAGGCAGGCCTTCGAGGTGCCCATCCAGGCCGCCATCGGCTCGCGCGTCATCGCGCGCGAGACCATCCGCGCCATCCGCAAGGACGTCCTCGCCAAGTGCTACGGCGGTGACATCTCCCGTAAGCGGAAGCTGCTGGAGAAGCAGAAGGAAGGCAAGAAGCGGATGAAGATGGTGGGCTCTGTGGAGGTTCCGCAAGAGGCCTTCATCGCCGTGCTGTCCAGCGACGACAGCGGCGGTTCGGCGAAGGGCAAGAAGTAG
- a CDS encoding ComEC/Rec2 family competence protein, which translates to MHAASGKRLGSAHPREEGPTDLRLVPPALAVWVTAAVTVGAPSGRVTAVVVGCLVLAGALLALGRTAARRVTQDGAGRSRAWPRVSVAASLLCVAAAAASAGLHGADVRRGPIPALARQHAQVTAEVEITSDPRLTRPRIKGDHAAPTAVLLDAEVRQVTRAGGDGAVVATRTPVLVIVDASSPRGSPRLPGGRSPWLSLLPSTRLRVAARLAPALSGGDRIAAVLRVRGSGPPEVVGQPSGPQRFAGRLREGLRKATDGLEADARALLPGLVVGDTSRVTPELDEAFKATDLTHLLAVSGGNFTILLALFVGPPGLAQRAERRGLAPRLGIPLRATALLGGAVTLGFVIVCRPDPSVLRAAACGSIALLALATGRRRSLIPALATAVLLLVLYDPWLSRSYGFLLSVLATGALLTLAPRWSAALQRRRMLPRLAEALAAAGAAQALCAPVVAVLSARVSLVAVPCNLLAEFAVAPATVLGFAALATAPVVLPVAKGLAWCASWPARWIADIARTGAALPGGGVDWPASWPGALLLALVTAVVVLAGRRLLKHPWLSGACVVVFLLVVVQPAPLTRVITGWPPPGWRFAMCDVGQGDATVLAAGDGTAVVVDAGPDPALVDHCLTTLGITRIPLVVLTHFHADHVAGLPGVLRGRAVGAIETTDFAEPPDQAEFVRREAAARRISVTSAVAGERRRIGSLDWQVLWPPPSPAPTPDGPNDASVALVVRSAGLRLLLLGDLEPPAQQALLRSPTAGELTAVDVLKVAHHGSAYQDPELIRRVAPRLALISCGRDNPYGHPAPSTVAALRAGGAVVLRTDKDGALAVVGGSGGLSVARD; encoded by the coding sequence GTGCACGCCGCCTCGGGAAAGCGGCTCGGTAGCGCCCACCCCCGGGAGGAAGGGCCGACGGATCTGCGGCTCGTACCGCCCGCGCTCGCGGTCTGGGTGACGGCGGCGGTGACGGTGGGGGCACCGTCCGGACGGGTCACGGCCGTGGTGGTGGGCTGCCTGGTCCTGGCCGGCGCGTTGTTGGCGTTGGGGCGGACCGCGGCGCGCAGGGTGACGCAGGACGGCGCAGGGCGGTCCCGTGCGTGGCCGCGGGTCTCCGTCGCCGCCTCGCTGCTCTGTGTCGCGGCGGCCGCCGCCTCCGCGGGGCTGCACGGGGCGGACGTGCGTCGCGGCCCGATCCCGGCCCTGGCACGGCAGCACGCCCAGGTGACCGCCGAGGTGGAGATCACCTCCGACCCACGGCTCACCCGGCCTCGGATCAAGGGGGATCACGCGGCTCCCACGGCTGTGCTGCTCGACGCGGAGGTCCGGCAGGTGACGCGGGCGGGTGGGGACGGGGCCGTGGTGGCGACACGTACGCCGGTGCTGGTGATCGTCGACGCGAGTTCGCCGAGGGGCTCACCCCGGCTGCCCGGCGGGCGCTCGCCCTGGCTGTCACTGCTGCCGTCCACACGGTTGCGGGTGGCCGCGCGGCTCGCCCCCGCGCTGTCGGGCGGGGACCGGATCGCGGCCGTGCTGCGCGTGCGGGGGAGCGGGCCGCCGGAGGTGGTGGGGCAGCCGTCCGGGCCGCAGCGGTTCGCCGGCCGGTTGCGCGAGGGCCTGCGGAAGGCGACCGACGGGCTGGAGGCGGACGCGCGGGCGCTGCTGCCGGGGCTGGTCGTGGGAGACACCTCACGGGTCACACCGGAGCTGGACGAGGCGTTCAAGGCGACGGATCTCACACACCTGCTGGCGGTCAGCGGCGGCAACTTCACGATCTTGCTCGCCCTGTTCGTCGGACCGCCAGGTCTCGCCCAGCGTGCCGAGCGGCGTGGCCTCGCACCGCGGCTCGGTATCCCGCTGCGGGCCACCGCCCTGCTTGGTGGCGCGGTCACGCTCGGCTTCGTGATCGTGTGCCGGCCCGACCCGAGCGTGCTGCGGGCCGCGGCCTGCGGATCGATCGCGCTGCTCGCCCTCGCGACCGGCCGCCGCAGATCGCTGATTCCCGCCCTTGCCACGGCCGTACTGCTGCTGGTGCTGTACGACCCGTGGCTGTCACGGAGTTACGGCTTCCTGCTGTCCGTGCTGGCGACCGGCGCCCTGCTCACGCTCGCCCCGCGGTGGAGTGCCGCGCTCCAGAGACGTCGGATGCTGCCGCGCCTGGCCGAGGCACTGGCCGCCGCGGGTGCCGCACAGGCCCTGTGCGCGCCGGTCGTCGCGGTTCTGTCGGCCCGGGTGAGCCTGGTGGCGGTGCCGTGCAATCTGCTCGCGGAGTTCGCCGTCGCTCCGGCCACGGTGCTGGGGTTCGCAGCGCTGGCGACGGCGCCGGTGGTGCTGCCCGTGGCCAAGGGGCTCGCGTGGTGCGCGAGTTGGCCGGCCCGGTGGATCGCCGACATCGCACGGACCGGAGCCGCGCTGCCCGGCGGGGGAGTGGACTGGCCCGCGAGCTGGCCGGGGGCGCTGCTCCTCGCCCTGGTCACGGCGGTCGTCGTGCTCGCCGGCCGACGGCTCCTGAAACACCCTTGGTTGAGCGGTGCCTGTGTCGTGGTGTTCCTGCTGGTCGTGGTGCAGCCGGCGCCGCTCACCAGGGTGATCACGGGATGGCCGCCGCCCGGCTGGCGGTTCGCGATGTGCGACGTGGGACAGGGCGACGCGACGGTGCTCGCGGCGGGCGACGGCACCGCGGTGGTGGTGGACGCGGGCCCCGATCCGGCGCTGGTCGACCACTGTCTGACCACGCTCGGCATCACCCGGATCCCGCTCGTCGTGCTGACGCACTTCCACGCCGACCATGTGGCGGGGCTGCCGGGCGTGCTGCGCGGGCGTGCGGTGGGGGCGATCGAGACGACGGACTTCGCGGAGCCGCCCGATCAGGCCGAGTTCGTACGGAGGGAGGCGGCCGCTCGCCGCATCTCGGTGACGTCGGCCGTGGCGGGTGAACGGCGGCGCATCGGCAGTCTCGACTGGCAGGTGCTGTGGCCGCCACCGAGCCCGGCGCCCACCCCGGACGGGCCGAACGACGCCAGCGTCGCCCTCGTCGTGCGGTCGGCGGGGCTGCGGCTGCTGTTGCTCGGCGACCTCGAACCGCCGGCGCAGCAGGCGCTGCTGCGATCGCCGACGGCCGGGGAGCTGACGGCCGTGGACGTGCTCAAGGTCGCCCACCACGGCTCGGCCTACCAGGACCCGGAGCTCATACGGAGGGTGGCCCCGCGGCTGGCCCTGATCTCATGCGGCAGGGACAACCCTTACGGGCATCCCGCGCCCAGCACGGTCGCGGCGCTGCGTGCCGGGGGTGCCGTGGTGCTGCGGACGGACAAGGACGGGGCGCTGGCCGTCGTCGGTGGGAGCGGAGGGTTGAGCGTGGCGAGAGACTGA
- a CDS encoding arylamine N-acetyltransferase family protein, with amino-acid sequence MNSAQADAYLRRIGAHHPAWPTSGVLRDLHLRHLKAVPFENLSIHLGEEIVLEEKRLLDKVVGGRRGGFCYELNGAFGALLGALGFDVTLLAGRVYGEEGRLGIPYDHLALRVRTVDGGDWLADVGFGAHSHYPLAFGARTEQVDPGGTFRVLEAGPDAAGVRGVGGRREAEDLDVIRDGGPQYRLEVRPRVLGDFAAGAWWNSTSPKSHFTRSLVCSRVTEAGGRITLSGRNLTATAPDGTKEVSELATDEEVLALYRERFGIELDRVPEVRKG; translated from the coding sequence ATGAATTCCGCACAGGCCGATGCCTACCTCCGCCGGATCGGCGCCCATCACCCCGCGTGGCCCACTTCAGGTGTGCTGCGTGACCTGCACCTGCGCCATCTGAAGGCGGTGCCGTTCGAGAACCTGTCGATCCATCTGGGTGAGGAGATCGTGCTGGAGGAGAAGCGGCTGCTGGACAAGGTGGTGGGCGGGCGCAGGGGTGGCTTCTGCTACGAACTGAACGGGGCGTTCGGGGCGTTGCTCGGGGCGCTGGGCTTCGACGTCACGCTGCTCGCGGGGCGGGTGTACGGGGAGGAGGGGCGGCTCGGGATCCCGTACGACCATCTCGCGCTGCGGGTGCGGACGGTGGACGGGGGCGACTGGCTGGCGGACGTCGGGTTCGGGGCGCACAGTCACTATCCGCTGGCCTTCGGGGCGCGGACCGAACAGGTGGACCCGGGCGGCACGTTCAGGGTGCTCGAGGCGGGGCCGGACGCGGCGGGGGTGCGGGGCGTCGGCGGGCGGCGGGAGGCCGAGGACCTGGACGTCATCCGGGACGGCGGCCCGCAGTACCGCCTGGAGGTGCGGCCGCGGGTGCTGGGGGACTTCGCCGCCGGGGCCTGGTGGAACAGCACGTCGCCGAAGTCACATTTCACGCGGTCGCTTGTCTGTTCGCGGGTGACGGAGGCCGGAGGGCGGATCACGCTCAGCGGTCGGAACCTGACGGCGACGGCGCCGGACGGGACGAAGGAGGTGTCGGAACTGGCAACGGACGAGGAGGTGCTGGCGCTGTACCGGGAGCGCTTCGGGATCGAGCTGGACCGGGTGCCGGAGGTGCGGAAGGGCTGA